The Phoenix dactylifera cultivar Barhee BC4 chromosome 17, palm_55x_up_171113_PBpolish2nd_filt_p, whole genome shotgun sequence genome contains a region encoding:
- the LOC103705506 gene encoding polcalcin Phl p 7-like, which translates to MGEVTPEMERMFKRFDANGDGKISSAELGEALRTLGSTSTDEIHRMMAELDTDGDGYIDFSEFSAFCRANPGLMKDVAKVF; encoded by the coding sequence ATGGGAGAAGTGACACCAGAGATGGAGAGGATGTTCAAGCGCTTCGATGCCAATGGCGACGGGAAGATCTCATCAGCCGAGCTCGGGGAGGCCCTCCGCACCCTTGGCTCCACCTCCACCGATGAGATCCACCGCATGATGGCCGAGCTCGATACCGATGGCGATGGCTACATCGACTTCAGCGAGTTCTCCGCCTTCTGCCGTGCCAATCCTGGTCTCATGAAGGATGTTGCCAAGGTCTTTTAG
- the LOC103705504 gene encoding protein WALLS ARE THIN 1-like: MADDAGKKVCGVPERVQLHVAMLALQFGYAGFHVVSRAALNMGISKVVFPVYRNIIALILLVPFAYFLEKKDRPPITLNFLVQFFLLALCGITANQGFYLLGLDNTSPTFASAIQNSVPAITFLMAALLRIEKVRIDRRDGIGKLTGTLACVAGASVITLYKGPTIFSPSHALNQPSPRSTPTMLWLGDAQGKNWTLGCLYLIGHCLSWSGWLVLQAPVLKKYPARLSVTSYTCFFGVIQFLVIAAFIERDAEAWIFHSGSELFTILYAGFIASGVAFAVQIWCIDRGGPVFVAVYQPVQTLVVAIMASIALGEQFYLGGIIGAVLIIAGLYLVLWGKSEERAFAAREAAVVVSSTGENDGIRSTTPFKASSITQPLLPPSSPENV, translated from the exons ATGGCGGATGATGCGGGGAAGAAAGTATGCGGCGTGCCGGAGAGGGTGCAGCTGCATGTGGCCATGTTGGCCCTGCAGTTTGGGTACGCAGGGTTTCATGTCGTCTCCCGGGCGGCCCTTAATATGGGGATCAGCAAGGTGGTGTTCCCCGTCTATCGGAACATCATCGCCTTGATCCTCCTCGTGCCTTTTGCCTACTTCCTCGAGAA GAAAGACAGGCCACCCATTACACTCAACTTCCTCGTTCAATTCTTCCTCCTAGCGTTGTGCGG TATAACTGCAAACCAGGGCTTCTACCTACTAGGTCTTGACAACACCTCCCCTACCTTCGCCTCCGCCATCCAGAACTCCGTCCCCGCCATCACCTTCCTCATGGCCGCCCTCCTCAG GATAGAGAAGGTCCGCATCGACCGAAGGGACGGGATTGGAAAGCTGACGGGCACGTTAGCGTGCGTCGCAGGCGCGTCGGTCATAACACTGTACAAGGGCCCGACCATCTTCTCGCCATCTCATGCCCTGAACCAACCTAGCCCTCGCTCCACGCCGACAATGCTGTGGCTGGGTGACGCCCAGGGGAAGAACTGGACACTTGGTTGCTTATATCTCATCGGGCACTGCCTGTCGTGGTCGGGGTGGCTGGTGCTCCAGGCGCCGGTGCTGAAGAAGTACCCGGCGAGGCTGTCGGTGACCTCGTACACATGTTTCTTCGGCGTGATCCAGTTCTTGGTCATCGCAGCCTTCATCGAGAGGGATGCCGAGGCCTGGATCTTCCACTCTGGCTCCGAGCTCTTCACCATCCTCTATGCG GGATTCATTGCTTCAGGGGTTGCCTTTGCGGTTCAAATATGGTGCATCGACCGGGGTGGTCCTGTCTTCGTGGCTGTTTACCAACCGGTCCAGACACTTGTCGTCGCTATCATGGCTTCGATTGCTTTGGGCGAACAGTTCTACCTTGGAGG GATCATTGGTGCAGTACTGATCATAGCCGGACTGTATCTGGTCTTATGGGGGAAGAGTGAAGAGAGAGCATTTGCTGCAAGAGAGGCTGCCGTCGTGGTTTCCTCCACTGGCGAAAATGATGGAATCAGATCAACGACTCCCTTCAAAGCTTCTTCCATTACTCAGCCACTGCTGCCGCCCTCGTCGCCGGAAAATGTGTGA